Proteins encoded together in one Chitinivibrionales bacterium window:
- a CDS encoding 3-deoxy-7-phosphoheptulonate synthase, with amino-acid sequence MSFKKLKKVPTVKEIISLMPLPKGGAAVKKQRDEEIIAALTGASDRFVLIIGPCSAHDEDAVCDYITRLAKIGEQVKDRLVLVPRIYTNKPRTTGVGYKGMAHQPDPQKEPNIVEGLRAIRRMHIRALTETGLSAADEMLYPENYPYLEDLLSYVTIGARSVENQAHRLTVSGLDVPIGAKNPTSGDLEVMFNAIGAAQVGHVFLYNGWEVSTSGNPYAHAVLRGAVNHYGQNIPNYHFEDLMLCAEKYHKRGLVNPAIIVDTNHSNSNKRFKEQPRIALEVMESRRHSPLLAKMVRGLMVESFIEEGTQKADGNVYGKSITDPCLGWDDTERLILELADKA; translated from the coding sequence ATGAGCTTCAAAAAATTGAAAAAGGTCCCCACTGTCAAGGAAATCATTTCCCTGATGCCGCTGCCCAAAGGTGGCGCTGCGGTCAAAAAGCAGCGCGACGAGGAGATCATCGCGGCGCTCACCGGAGCATCAGACCGGTTCGTGCTCATCATCGGCCCGTGTTCGGCGCACGACGAGGACGCGGTGTGCGACTATATAACGAGGCTGGCGAAAATCGGCGAGCAGGTAAAAGACAGGCTCGTGCTGGTCCCGCGCATCTACACCAACAAGCCGCGCACGACCGGCGTAGGATACAAGGGCATGGCGCACCAGCCAGACCCGCAAAAGGAACCCAACATCGTTGAGGGGCTGCGCGCCATCCGCAGGATGCACATCCGCGCGCTCACGGAAACGGGCCTTTCAGCCGCCGACGAGATGCTGTACCCGGAAAACTATCCCTATCTCGAAGACCTGCTGTCGTACGTGACCATCGGCGCGCGTTCGGTGGAGAACCAGGCCCACCGGCTCACGGTAAGCGGGCTCGACGTGCCCATCGGCGCGAAAAACCCGACCAGCGGCGACCTCGAGGTGATGTTCAATGCGATCGGCGCCGCGCAGGTGGGCCACGTGTTTTTGTACAACGGCTGGGAGGTGAGCACCAGCGGCAATCCCTATGCGCACGCGGTGCTGCGCGGCGCGGTCAACCACTACGGCCAGAACATCCCCAACTATCACTTCGAGGACCTCATGCTGTGCGCCGAGAAATACCACAAGCGCGGACTTGTCAATCCGGCAATCATCGTCGACACCAACCATTCGAACTCCAACAAACGGTTCAAGGAGCAGCCGCGCATCGCGCTCGAGGTGATGGAAAGCCGCAGGCACTCGCCGCTGCTCGCAAAAATGGTGCGCGGGCTCATGGTCGAGAGCTTCATCGAGGAAGGCACGCAGAAAGCCGATGGGAATGTTTACGGAAAGTCAATCACGGACCCGTGCCTGGGGTGGGACGATACGGAGCGGCTGATTTTGGAGTTGGCCGACAAGGCATAA
- a CDS encoding archaemetzincin — translation MSRSCRYFRNPSWLLLFLFISSSAIDFTPPGPKQRFAAIGPTAGLPAALRAALDTCEDFPPIPAPTCMDWLADYQEDGQTYQQWLDAKPNMPDSIRNVIYLLPLCDMANANGPPLDKLGEFAGAFFAMKVKILPVLVLSDKDVFRRRDAHNKSGQLLATDVLALMKKKLPADAFAMLGITMEDMYPGPGWNFVFGLASFNDRVGTYSFARYDPAFYGEEPGKARDKIMLKRSCKILAHEGLHIFGLAHCIFFHCVENGCNHIGEFDTTPLQLCPVDLRKLQRSVGFDVMKYYKRLGEVYEDLGFTKEAAWEKKRLMRVSASVFRKSN, via the coding sequence TTGTCCAGATCCTGTCGTTATTTCAGAAATCCATCCTGGCTCCTGCTTTTTCTTTTCATTTCGTCCTCAGCCATCGACTTCACGCCGCCCGGCCCCAAACAGCGTTTCGCCGCCATCGGCCCCACCGCCGGGCTGCCCGCGGCCCTGCGCGCTGCGCTTGACACCTGCGAAGACTTCCCGCCCATCCCGGCGCCGACGTGCATGGACTGGCTTGCGGATTACCAGGAGGACGGCCAGACCTATCAGCAGTGGCTCGATGCAAAGCCGAACATGCCCGATTCCATTCGGAACGTGATCTACCTCCTGCCGCTGTGCGACATGGCAAATGCCAACGGCCCGCCGCTTGACAAATTAGGAGAGTTCGCGGGGGCGTTTTTCGCGATGAAGGTGAAGATCCTTCCGGTCCTCGTCTTATCCGACAAGGACGTTTTCAGGAGAAGGGACGCACACAATAAAAGCGGCCAACTGCTCGCGACCGACGTGCTCGCCCTCATGAAGAAAAAACTCCCGGCCGACGCGTTCGCCATGCTCGGCATCACCATGGAGGACATGTATCCGGGGCCGGGCTGGAACTTCGTGTTCGGGCTCGCGTCATTCAACGATCGCGTGGGCACCTACAGCTTCGCGCGCTACGACCCGGCATTTTACGGCGAGGAGCCGGGGAAGGCGAGGGACAAGATAATGCTCAAGCGGAGCTGCAAGATACTCGCGCACGAGGGCCTGCACATTTTCGGCCTCGCGCATTGCATCTTCTTTCATTGCGTGGAAAACGGCTGCAACCATATCGGCGAGTTCGACACCACGCCCTTGCAGCTGTGCCCGGTCGACCTGCGCAAGCTGCAGCGCAGCGTCGGCTTTGACGTGATGAAATATTACAAACGGCTGGGGGAGGTGTATGAGGATCTTGGGTTTACAAAAGAGGCCGCATGGGAGAAAAAGAGGTTGATGCGTGTGTCGGCGTCGGTTTTTAGAAAATCAAATTGA
- a CDS encoding ferrous iron transporter B — protein MKKVAIVGNPNVGKSLVFSRITGVGVISANYPGTTVDVRTARFDHEGAAYELIDGPGVYSLEALSHADETALAIIDNSDIIINVLDATNLERNLNLTLGLLAREKPMVVCLNFWDDTAHKGIFIHASLLEEILGVPVVTASALRGQGMHALVDALPRAAAGRPLGNPADAWATIGGIVNRVQRLSHRHHTPLEMLGDFTLHPVGGLVFACAVLAATFIIVRMAGEALVNGVCGPLFGRFYHPFILGLCGHIPWTLVRELLIGRGADPLASFGMLTTGVYIAVVLVFPYFVSFYLLFGLLEDIGYLPRLAVVLDTFFHRLGLHGYSSIPVMLGLGCKVPALLAARTLTTRREKILTVSLVLMSAPCLPQSAMIVSLGMRYGTAVVAAVFGILLALAIGVNAALNKLTKGGAPELFLEIPEYRPPSAGLMAQKLWIRIREYFGEVLPMIAAGVLVINVLDALSVIRIVSEATGRPVSFLLGLPAGIAPVLILGFLRKDVSIALLAPFGLTAAQFVVACLFMVLYTPCVASFFTLVKELGARASLMVMGTVFASALAVCALLSGIFHLARAWGMAM, from the coding sequence GTGAAGAAAGTGGCGATCGTCGGAAATCCCAACGTGGGCAAGAGCCTTGTTTTCTCGCGCATCACCGGCGTGGGCGTGATCTCTGCCAACTACCCCGGCACAACCGTGGACGTCAGGACGGCCCGGTTCGACCATGAAGGTGCGGCGTACGAGCTCATCGACGGGCCGGGCGTGTACTCGCTCGAGGCGCTGTCCCATGCCGACGAAACCGCGCTCGCGATCATTGACAACAGCGACATCATCATCAACGTTCTCGACGCGACCAACCTGGAACGCAACCTGAACCTTACCCTGGGCCTTCTCGCAAGGGAAAAGCCCATGGTGGTGTGCCTCAATTTCTGGGACGACACGGCGCACAAGGGGATTTTCATCCATGCGTCCCTGCTTGAAGAAATCCTCGGCGTTCCGGTGGTCACGGCAAGCGCCCTGCGCGGCCAGGGCATGCACGCGCTTGTCGACGCGCTCCCGCGCGCGGCCGCGGGCCGCCCGCTGGGAAATCCGGCCGATGCATGGGCGACCATCGGCGGAATCGTGAACAGGGTCCAGCGGCTGTCGCACCGCCACCACACGCCGCTTGAAATGCTGGGAGACTTCACGCTCCATCCCGTGGGCGGCCTTGTTTTCGCCTGCGCCGTTCTTGCCGCGACGTTCATCATCGTCCGCATGGCGGGAGAAGCGCTTGTCAATGGCGTGTGCGGGCCGCTGTTCGGGCGCTTCTACCATCCCTTTATCCTGGGGTTGTGCGGCCACATCCCCTGGACGCTGGTTCGCGAGTTGCTGATTGGCCGCGGCGCAGACCCGCTTGCCTCGTTCGGCATGCTCACCACCGGCGTTTACATCGCGGTGGTGCTCGTGTTCCCCTATTTCGTTTCGTTCTACCTCTTGTTCGGCCTGCTCGAGGACATCGGCTACCTTCCGCGGCTCGCCGTGGTGCTTGACACGTTTTTCCACCGGTTGGGCCTCCACGGCTATTCGTCGATACCGGTGATGCTCGGCCTCGGGTGCAAGGTCCCGGCGCTGCTCGCCGCCCGGACGCTCACCACGAGGCGCGAAAAAATCCTCACGGTGTCGCTCGTGCTCATGAGCGCGCCCTGCCTGCCGCAGAGCGCCATGATCGTCTCGCTCGGCATGCGGTACGGCACGGCCGTCGTTGCCGCGGTCTTCGGCATCCTGCTCGCGCTGGCGATCGGCGTCAACGCGGCGCTCAACAAATTGACAAAAGGCGGAGCGCCGGAGCTTTTCCTCGAGATTCCGGAGTACCGGCCGCCGTCGGCGGGGCTCATGGCGCAAAAACTGTGGATCAGGATTCGGGAGTATTTCGGCGAGGTGCTTCCCATGATCGCCGCCGGCGTGCTCGTCATCAATGTCCTCGATGCCCTGTCGGTTATCAGGATCGTTTCGGAAGCCACCGGAAGACCGGTGTCGTTTTTACTCGGCCTTCCGGCCGGCATCGCACCGGTGCTCATCCTGGGATTCTTGCGCAAGGACGTTTCCATCGCGCTGCTCGCGCCGTTCGGGCTTACAGCCGCGCAGTTCGTGGTCGCCTGCCTGTTCATGGTGCTGTACACGCCGTGCGTGGCATCGTTCTTCACGCTTGTCAAGGAACTCGGCGCACGCGCCTCGCTCATGGTGATGGGGACGGTGTTCGCCTCGGCGCTTGCCGTGTGCGCGCTGCTGAGCGGAATATTCCACCTCGCGCGCGCATGGGGAATGGCGATGTAA
- a CDS encoding FeoA family protein, translated as MKVPRVIRACVDAAIRMRKGRGGSASAARNAAFPNVARLCDGTSARVVAVQGDGKAARRLAAMGVAPGAVIVKKRSEPMRGPVILEKGATRFAIGYGMALKVIVQPLDIKEKGLLP; from the coding sequence ATGAAAGTGCCGAGGGTGATCAGGGCCTGCGTGGATGCCGCCATTCGCATGCGGAAAGGACGCGGCGGCTCGGCGAGTGCGGCAAGGAACGCGGCGTTTCCCAACGTGGCGAGGCTCTGCGACGGAACGTCGGCCCGTGTCGTTGCCGTGCAGGGAGATGGAAAGGCTGCCCGCAGGCTTGCCGCCATGGGGGTCGCGCCGGGTGCCGTTATCGTGAAGAAACGGTCTGAGCCGATGCGGGGGCCCGTGATCCTGGAAAAAGGCGCCACGCGGTTCGCCATCGGCTACGGAATGGCGCTCAAGGTGATCGTCCAGCCTCTTGACATTAAAGAAAAGGGCCTCCTGCCGTGA
- a CDS encoding Fur family transcriptional regulator, which translates to MKENAVLEQFMAGKGLRHSKPREQILEVFLGIERHLTIEELWDAVKAKHPGIGYATVYRTLKLLAEAGLCREINFEDGTTRYEHLYGHDHHDHLICTTCGRFVEVVDPDIELLQERLVKRYGFLPVSHRMNLYGTCGRCRKDLRRGARRPYAPGSRGAGGRR; encoded by the coding sequence GTGAAAGAAAATGCGGTGTTGGAACAATTCATGGCGGGCAAGGGCCTGCGGCACAGCAAGCCGCGGGAACAGATCCTGGAAGTTTTTCTCGGCATCGAGAGGCACCTCACCATCGAAGAGCTCTGGGACGCGGTGAAGGCAAAGCATCCGGGCATCGGGTATGCCACCGTGTACCGCACCCTCAAGCTCCTGGCCGAGGCCGGGCTGTGCAGGGAGATAAACTTCGAGGACGGCACCACGCGGTACGAACACCTGTACGGCCATGACCATCACGACCACCTCATCTGCACGACCTGCGGCAGGTTCGTGGAGGTGGTGGACCCGGACATCGAACTGCTGCAGGAGCGGCTTGTCAAGCGGTACGGTTTCCTGCCCGTTTCCCACCGGATGAACCTGTACGGCACCTGCGGCAGATGCAGGAAGGACCTCAGGCGCGGCGCGCGGCGGCCCTATGCGCCGGGTTCGCGAGGAGCAGGGGGGCGCAGATGA
- a CDS encoding PorV/PorQ family protein, which translates to MRLGKSFMMKAGLSLAAACAALVHASQVDLMIGSRGYGLGGAYVAIADDPSAGYWNPAGLSYQANVSLMESNWIFQDVTNLNTNYLSAVVPLRNVGVLSAGWLLTSMKLEQGWDSVANAPASTTHASEGTISLSYGRQICGHFLIFEQPSIGLTVNRFYYSASDYGGSGLGLDVGLLTRLPFGFSLGLMARNIAADVKEENVDPEFRLGAGYTGIINGMHRIIVDVDGEYKLNRDYDQSLGVTSNLKMFCGLEYTLLYKQFEFAVRCGGNGMLYNSLNAYGLAFGAGVTFNGYSFQYAYKGASNSDLSTGSEHRLSLVINLSDFFSKARAASDKVPPVVTLNGDSVVTISTRAGSFTDPGAIAHDDVGGNLTKSIIVSGQVNTTVPGTYYVTYAATDAAGNSASVVRRVNVEAADTVAPVITLRGDSAVTVARGEQYVEMGATAIDNRDGKLTNITTSGAVDAKTVGTYTIAYSAADKAGNVATKVRTVRVIPWLFKHFNVPSQQPLATVDTTFARITVAGLGPDLSKVASLKMKWKLDVRKLDAFDFNLRTMEGKGKKARPAKLKEKFIQNFDRSEPTLVLKETGIENFDGEYYAVKSDSGFVLIRTDGNSAIVFKP; encoded by the coding sequence ATGAGACTTGGAAAATCATTCATGATGAAAGCCGGACTTTCGCTCGCCGCGGCCTGCGCAGCCCTTGTCCATGCTTCCCAGGTCGATCTCATGATCGGTTCCCGCGGCTACGGCCTGGGCGGCGCGTACGTGGCGATCGCCGACGATCCCAGCGCCGGGTATTGGAACCCCGCAGGGCTGTCGTACCAGGCGAACGTTTCGCTCATGGAATCGAACTGGATCTTCCAGGACGTCACTAATCTGAACACAAACTATCTTTCGGCGGTCGTGCCGCTGCGGAATGTGGGGGTATTAAGCGCGGGCTGGCTGTTGACAAGCATGAAACTGGAGCAGGGCTGGGACAGTGTCGCCAATGCGCCGGCCAGCACGACCCACGCAAGCGAGGGGACCATCTCTTTAAGCTACGGCCGTCAGATATGCGGGCATTTTTTGATCTTCGAACAGCCGAGCATCGGCCTCACCGTCAACCGGTTCTACTACAGCGCCTCCGACTACGGCGGCAGCGGCCTGGGCCTCGACGTCGGCCTGCTTACCCGCCTTCCCTTTGGCTTCAGCCTCGGCCTCATGGCCCGCAATATCGCTGCCGACGTAAAAGAAGAAAACGTCGATCCCGAATTCCGCCTGGGCGCCGGATATACCGGAATCATCAACGGCATGCACCGGATAATCGTCGATGTCGACGGAGAGTACAAATTGAACCGCGACTACGACCAGTCATTGGGCGTGACCAGCAACCTTAAAATGTTTTGCGGCCTCGAATATACGCTGCTGTACAAGCAATTCGAATTCGCGGTGCGCTGCGGCGGCAACGGCATGCTCTACAATTCGCTGAACGCGTATGGACTTGCCTTTGGCGCCGGGGTCACGTTCAACGGTTATTCGTTCCAATACGCCTATAAGGGGGCCTCAAATTCCGATTTATCAACTGGCAGCGAGCACCGCCTGTCGCTGGTGATAAATCTGAGCGACTTTTTTTCAAAGGCGAGGGCCGCTTCCGACAAAGTTCCTCCGGTCGTCACGCTGAACGGCGACAGCGTGGTGACCATAAGCACCCGTGCCGGCTCTTTCACCGACCCTGGCGCAATCGCGCACGACGACGTCGGAGGCAACCTCACCAAGTCCATCATCGTGAGCGGCCAGGTGAATACGACCGTTCCCGGAACGTATTACGTCACCTATGCCGCGACCGATGCGGCCGGCAACAGCGCGTCGGTGGTCCGGCGGGTGAACGTCGAAGCGGCCGATACGGTCGCGCCGGTCATAACGCTCCGCGGCGACAGCGCGGTCACGGTGGCACGAGGCGAGCAATATGTTGAGATGGGCGCAACGGCCATTGACAATAGAGACGGAAAGTTGACAAACATAACAACGAGCGGGGCGGTTGACGCGAAAACGGTGGGCACCTACACCATTGCCTATTCCGCGGCGGACAAGGCCGGTAACGTCGCCACAAAGGTCAGAACGGTCCGGGTGATCCCGTGGCTGTTCAAACACTTCAATGTTCCGTCTCAGCAGCCACTTGCCACCGTCGATACGACCTTTGCCAGGATAACCGTGGCGGGCCTGGGGCCCGATCTCTCCAAAGTGGCAAGTCTTAAAATGAAATGGAAGCTTGACGTTCGGAAATTGGATGCCTTCGATTTCAACCTCAGGACCATGGAAGGCAAGGGAAAAAAGGCGCGTCCGGCCAAGCTTAAAGAAAAATTCATTCAGAATTTTGACCGGAGCGAACCGACGCTGGTGCTGAAAGAAACCGGCATCGAGAATTTTGACGGTGAATACTACGCGGTGAAAAGCGACAGCGGGTTCGTTCTTATACGGACCGACGGCAACAGTGCCATCGTGTTCAAGCCGTGA
- a CDS encoding immunoglobulin domain-containing protein produces the protein MEKKVLSSLFLIFAVVLQARAQAIITQQPQSDTVQVGQPASFTVGVAAGGPYLYQWYKNGALITGPGTGAATYTIRAAALTDAAAYFVIVSKFTGGPGGFRIQRDTSAIANLVVVQSPSITVQPVSQTMYLGGSVVFTVSATGSPLSYQWQKDGTDIPGATSSALAIDNIGYGSPGSYTVIVSNAAGSVTSNKATLTVVGIVFQNDLRDTSVNAGSSITLSVTAWGAAPMTYQWQRFIAGFPGGPAAWRNIAGATLSSYTVTAAALADTGMYRVIAANAYARDTSSTGRLTVIGQKPTITQQPVSISAAVGTMAQFSVAASGTAPLAYQWYKNGARIRGAVSPLYTIASVQLADSGYYSVTVTNGFGRDSSAAAVLRVGQKPNITTDPLSVAVVQGNPAMFTATVSGSAPITFQWQRNRADIAGATNLYYIITSAQTSDSGAAFRLIATNPFGKDTSAEAVLYVTGNPAQQKPVIVQQPSPLTVLVGQTATFIVTASTGGGMISFQWQKNGVNIAGADTTGYTIPAAALSDSGNYTVVVSNSAGSVASNPAHLTVVQRPLITSQPSSRTAMVGDTVLFSVTAGGTGLLTYQWQKNGAVIAGATSPTYLKAGVALGDSGNYRVIVSNNWGSDTSQAAFLTVKPKPVSGSKPVITTQPASQAVVVGARAAFSVTATSSDTLIYQWQKNGAPIAGANASSYAIGSASPTDSGRYRVIVSNRYGADTSLQASLTVFIRPQITIDPASRTVQVGDSVSFTVVAIGTGPLSYAWQKFGLTLGGATAAHYLIAPVAMYDSGFYRAIVSNQWGSDTSVAAKLTVVPSSGSGTPPVITAQPSPDTAVTGIAASFSVIASGAAPLSYQWQKNGVSLVNATSAFFSLAAVSAADSGVYRAIVSNGYGADTSRGAPLVIVDKPVITRQPSSVTAIVGDSVIFTVAAKGTTPLSYQWQKNGLPIPGATNAMYRIPAAALSDSGVFRAAVSNNWGSDSSSAARLSVLPKSSVGNLPIITVNPASITVQAGDTASFSVSVLSADPVTYQWQKNGLALVGDSLRNLVIPTATGADSGLYRVIASNRYGADTSEAATLTVENGTVTIVKPKIVLQPVSNTAARLGDTVVFKVSATGTRPLAYRWIKNGATLSGAADSVYTIKGVAYGDTGSYRVIVTNSAGSDTSAAARCALASAPSLGRQAGINAYWSENPVSSSRGATLTYQVPDSGEVSLHILDLIGDLVVQLVPKNTRVVPGSFSVVWRGVNSANRFAGAGAYVYVFYFKNGATGKVTVIRKPVFLVK, from the coding sequence ATGGAAAAAAAGGTTTTATCGTCCCTGTTTCTGATTTTCGCGGTCGTTCTCCAGGCCCGCGCCCAGGCCATCATAACGCAGCAGCCGCAGTCCGACACCGTTCAAGTGGGTCAACCGGCGTCATTCACCGTCGGCGTGGCGGCGGGCGGGCCCTACCTGTATCAATGGTACAAGAACGGCGCGCTCATCACTGGGCCGGGAACCGGAGCCGCCACCTACACCATCAGGGCCGCGGCCCTGACCGATGCCGCCGCCTATTTCGTGATCGTTTCAAAGTTTACCGGTGGCCCGGGCGGATTCAGGATTCAGCGGGACACGTCGGCTATTGCCAATCTGGTGGTGGTGCAAAGTCCTTCGATCACGGTCCAGCCCGTCTCCCAGACCATGTATCTCGGAGGGTCGGTGGTGTTCACGGTATCGGCCACCGGCTCGCCGCTCTCGTACCAGTGGCAGAAAGACGGGACCGATATTCCAGGAGCCACGAGTTCCGCTTTGGCAATCGATAACATTGGATACGGCAGCCCAGGAAGTTACACGGTCATTGTCAGCAACGCCGCGGGCAGTGTCACTTCCAACAAGGCGACCCTCACCGTTGTGGGAATCGTTTTCCAGAACGATCTCAGGGACACATCTGTCAATGCGGGCAGTTCCATCACACTTTCGGTCACCGCCTGGGGCGCGGCGCCGATGACCTATCAATGGCAGCGCTTCATCGCTGGTTTTCCAGGCGGTCCCGCCGCATGGAGAAACATTGCCGGAGCGACCTTGTCAAGCTACACGGTGACGGCTGCCGCTCTCGCCGATACGGGAATGTACCGAGTGATTGCCGCAAACGCTTATGCCAGGGATACATCAAGCACCGGCCGCCTGACTGTGATCGGACAAAAACCGACGATAACTCAGCAGCCCGTTTCAATATCGGCCGCGGTAGGCACGATGGCCCAGTTTTCCGTGGCGGCCAGCGGCACGGCGCCGCTGGCGTATCAATGGTATAAAAACGGCGCAAGGATACGCGGGGCAGTTTCCCCTTTGTATACCATAGCTTCAGTGCAGCTTGCAGATTCAGGGTATTATAGCGTGACAGTCACCAACGGTTTCGGCAGGGATTCGTCAGCAGCCGCCGTCCTGAGGGTGGGACAAAAGCCGAACATCACGACCGATCCGCTGTCGGTTGCGGTCGTGCAGGGCAACCCGGCGATGTTTACCGCCACGGTAAGCGGCAGCGCCCCGATCACCTTCCAATGGCAGCGCAACAGAGCGGACATCGCCGGCGCCACAAACCTCTATTATATCATTACGTCGGCGCAGACAAGCGATTCAGGCGCGGCTTTCAGGCTGATCGCCACCAATCCCTTTGGTAAAGACACCTCGGCGGAGGCCGTTTTGTATGTAACAGGCAATCCCGCACAGCAGAAGCCAGTGATTGTCCAGCAGCCATCTCCTTTGACCGTTTTGGTTGGTCAGACCGCGACATTCATCGTTACGGCGAGCACCGGCGGGGGCATGATTTCTTTTCAATGGCAAAAAAACGGGGTGAACATTGCAGGCGCGGACACGACGGGCTACACGATCCCCGCGGCGGCGCTGAGCGATTCCGGAAATTACACGGTCGTGGTTTCGAACAGCGCGGGCTCGGTTGCCTCGAACCCCGCTCATTTAACCGTGGTACAGCGGCCACTCATCACCAGCCAGCCGTCCTCGCGGACCGCGATGGTCGGCGATACCGTGTTATTTTCCGTGACCGCCGGCGGCACAGGGCTTCTTACTTATCAATGGCAGAAAAACGGGGCCGTCATTGCAGGCGCAACAAGTCCTACCTATCTGAAGGCCGGCGTCGCCTTGGGTGACTCGGGGAACTACCGCGTCATTGTCTCGAACAACTGGGGCAGCGACACATCGCAGGCCGCGTTCCTGACGGTAAAGCCGAAGCCCGTTTCGGGAAGTAAACCTGTCATAACGACGCAGCCTGCCTCGCAGGCGGTGGTGGTGGGGGCAAGGGCGGCGTTTTCGGTGACGGCAACCAGTAGCGACACTCTCATATATCAATGGCAGAAAAACGGCGCACCCATAGCCGGGGCGAACGCCTCGAGCTATGCCATTGGGTCCGCATCGCCGACCGATTCCGGCCGGTATCGCGTGATCGTGTCAAACAGGTACGGTGCGGATACCTCCCTTCAGGCATCACTGACGGTATTCATACGGCCGCAGATCACTATTGACCCGGCGTCCAGAACGGTGCAGGTGGGCGATTCTGTTTCATTCACCGTCGTGGCCATCGGAACGGGACCTCTGTCCTATGCATGGCAGAAATTCGGATTGACGCTCGGCGGCGCCACTGCCGCACATTATCTCATCGCCCCGGTGGCGATGTACGATTCCGGGTTCTACCGCGCCATCGTGTCGAACCAGTGGGGAAGCGATACGTCGGTTGCGGCGAAGCTGACCGTGGTGCCGTCATCCGGTTCAGGCACACCACCCGTCATCACCGCGCAGCCGTCGCCCGATACCGCCGTAACGGGAATAGCGGCATCCTTCTCGGTAATTGCATCGGGTGCGGCACCGCTGTCATACCAATGGCAGAAGAACGGAGTCTCTCTTGTTAACGCAACCAGCGCATTTTTTTCCCTTGCCGCGGTGTCCGCGGCCGATTCCGGCGTGTACCGGGCCATTGTTTCGAATGGCTACGGTGCCGACACCTCCCGCGGCGCGCCCCTGGTCATCGTTGACAAACCGGTCATCACCAGGCAGCCGTCTTCCGTCACGGCGATCGTCGGCGACTCGGTGATTTTTACGGTTGCCGCAAAAGGCACCACCCCGCTTTCGTATCAGTGGCAGAAGAACGGATTACCTATTCCCGGCGCGACGAACGCGATGTACAGGATTCCCGCCGCGGCGCTCTCGGATTCGGGCGTCTTTCGGGCCGCTGTTTCGAATAATTGGGGCAGCGACAGTTCCAGTGCGGCAAGACTGTCGGTCCTGCCGAAATCCTCGGTAGGCAACCTGCCCATCATCACGGTGAATCCCGCTTCAATAACCGTTCAGGCCGGGGACACGGCTTCCTTCTCGGTAAGCGTTCTCAGCGCCGACCCGGTAACGTATCAATGGCAGAAAAACGGGCTTGCCCTTGTCGGCGATTCCCTGCGAAATCTCGTCATTCCAACGGCAACCGGCGCCGATTCGGGCCTTTACCGCGTGATCGCGTCCAACCGATACGGCGCAGACACCTCCGAGGCGGCCACGTTGACTGTTGAGAATGGCACAGTGACCATTGTCAAGCCCAAGATCGTCCTCCAGCCGGTATCGAACACGGCCGCCAGGCTCGGCGACACCGTTGTCTTCAAAGTGTCGGCGACCGGCACACGGCCGCTTGCGTATCGGTGGATCAAAAACGGCGCGACCCTTTCAGGCGCGGCGGATTCCGTCTATACGATCAAGGGTGTCGCGTACGGCGACACGGGAAGCTACCGGGTCATCGTCACGAATTCGGCGGGCAGCGACACTTCGGCGGCTGCACGATGCGCCCTCGCGAGCGCGCCCTCCCTCGGACGGCAGGCCGGGATCAATGCCTACTGGTCTGAGAATCCAGTCTCATCCAGCAGGGGCGCGACGCTCACCTATCAGGTGCCTGATTCAGGAGAAGTGTCGCTGCATATTCTTGATCTTATCGGCGACCTCGTGGTCCAACTTGTTCCGAAAAACACCAGAGTGGTTCCCGGCTCGTTTTCCGTGGTTTGGAGAGGCGTGAATTCCGCAAACAGGTTCGCAGGCGCGGGAGCGTACGTTTATGTTTTCTATTTTAAGAACGGCGCAACCGGCAAGGTGACCGTCATCCGCAAACCCGTCTTCCTGGTGAAATAA